Proteins encoded in a region of the Marinococcus sp. PL1-022 genome:
- a CDS encoding beta-galactosidase: MFPTPGTLLHGADYNPEQWLDYPDKLEDDIRLMKKANCNVMSVGIFSWASLEPEEGTFTFGWLDQILDQFEANGIYAFLASPSGARPAWMSEKYPEVLRVNEHRQRNLQGLRHNHCYTSPVYREKTEQMNTRLAERYAHHPAVIGLHISNEYGGECHCPLCQAAFRQWLKNKYGTLKQLNHDWWTTFWSHTYSSWEQIESPAPHGETMVHGLNLDWKRFVTDQTIDFYEHELRPFREANPNLPATANFMEAFDELDYAKFAKVVDFISWDSYPTWHYAADDTDLAAWVGMNHDWFRAMKNGQPFFLMESTPSTTNWQPLSKLKKPGVHMLSSLQAVAHGSDSVQYFQWRKSRGSSEKFHGAVVDHAGHENTRVFQEVAELGKTLEAAGELAGTTVQPEVAVIFDTENRWAVKDAQGPRNSGIHYEATVKDHYKAFWKQGVPVDVIDMDKDLSPYKVLVAPMLYMVREGVGEKITEFVKNGGTLITTYWSGIVDEHDLCFLDGFPGPLRDVLGIWSEEIDSLGDGEENTMIKRADVPELGGEYTLTELCDLIHTEGAEVLAEYRDDFYAGRPALTRNRYGSGQAYYLAARADESFYDDFYASVLRESGVERLVDAPLPRGMTVQKRENNNHQYLFVSNFSEREQSMTSKKLSGTNLVSGKAVHETLTLPPRGITIIKQSK; encoded by the coding sequence ATGTTCCCGACGCCGGGGACGCTTCTGCACGGGGCGGACTACAACCCCGAGCAGTGGCTCGATTACCCCGACAAGCTTGAAGACGATATCCGGCTTATGAAAAAAGCCAACTGCAACGTTATGTCGGTCGGCATCTTTTCCTGGGCAAGCCTCGAGCCGGAGGAGGGAACGTTTACATTCGGCTGGCTGGACCAAATTCTCGATCAGTTCGAGGCGAACGGCATCTACGCTTTTCTGGCGTCACCGAGCGGTGCCCGGCCGGCGTGGATGTCGGAAAAGTATCCGGAGGTGCTGCGGGTAAACGAGCACCGGCAGCGCAACCTGCAGGGGCTGCGCCACAACCACTGCTATACGTCGCCGGTTTACCGGGAGAAGACGGAACAGATGAACACCCGCCTCGCCGAACGCTACGCCCATCACCCGGCAGTGATCGGGCTACATATTTCAAACGAATACGGCGGCGAATGCCACTGCCCGCTCTGCCAGGCAGCATTCCGCCAGTGGCTGAAAAACAAATACGGCACGCTCAAGCAGCTGAACCATGACTGGTGGACGACGTTCTGGAGCCACACGTATTCGTCCTGGGAGCAGATTGAATCCCCGGCGCCGCACGGCGAAACGATGGTGCACGGGCTGAACCTGGACTGGAAACGATTTGTGACCGACCAGACGATTGATTTTTACGAGCACGAGCTCCGGCCGTTCCGCGAAGCCAACCCGAACCTGCCGGCGACCGCCAATTTCATGGAAGCTTTTGATGAACTGGATTATGCCAAGTTCGCCAAGGTCGTCGACTTTATTTCCTGGGATTCGTACCCGACGTGGCATTACGCGGCTGATGACACAGACCTGGCTGCCTGGGTCGGCATGAACCATGACTGGTTCCGGGCCATGAAAAACGGCCAGCCGTTCTTCCTGATGGAAAGCACCCCGAGTACGACCAACTGGCAGCCGCTCAGCAAGCTGAAAAAGCCGGGGGTGCATATGCTGTCGTCGCTTCAGGCGGTGGCGCACGGCTCGGACTCGGTGCAGTATTTTCAGTGGCGGAAAAGCCGCGGGTCGAGCGAAAAGTTTCACGGCGCGGTGGTGGATCATGCCGGGCATGAAAACACGAGGGTTTTCCAGGAAGTAGCCGAACTTGGCAAAACGCTGGAAGCGGCTGGCGAGCTCGCAGGCACGACGGTGCAGCCGGAAGTGGCGGTCATTTTTGACACCGAAAACCGCTGGGCGGTCAAGGATGCTCAGGGGCCGCGAAACAGCGGCATTCACTATGAAGCCACTGTGAAAGACCACTACAAAGCGTTCTGGAAGCAGGGCGTGCCGGTGGATGTGATTGATATGGACAAGGACCTGTCACCGTACAAGGTGCTTGTCGCCCCGATGCTGTACATGGTGCGCGAGGGCGTCGGTGAGAAAATTACCGAATTTGTGAAAAACGGCGGTACGCTGATTACCACGTACTGGTCGGGCATTGTGGATGAACATGACCTGTGTTTTCTGGACGGATTTCCGGGACCGCTCCGCGACGTGCTCGGTATCTGGTCCGAAGAAATCGACAGCCTCGGCGACGGAGAAGAAAATACCATGATCAAACGGGCGGACGTGCCGGAGCTCGGGGGCGAATATACGCTTACCGAGCTGTGCGACCTGATTCACACAGAAGGGGCGGAGGTGCTGGCTGAGTACCGGGATGATTTCTATGCCGGCCGTCCGGCACTTACCCGCAACCGTTACGGCAGCGGGCAGGCATATTATCTGGCGGCCCGCGCCGACGAATCGTTTTACGATGACTTTTACGCCTCCGTCCTGCGGGAAAGCGGGGTAGAGCGATTGGTAGATGCCCCGCTTCCGCGCGGGATGACCGTGCAAAAACGCGAAAACAACAACCATCAATACCTGTTCGTCTCCAATTTCAGCGAGCGGGAGCAGAGCATGACGTCGAAGAAACTGAGCGGAACGAACCTGGTGAGTGGGAAAGCAGTTCATGAAACGCTCACGCTCCCGCCGCGCGGTATCACCATTATTAAACAGTCCAAGTAG
- a CDS encoding carbohydrate ABC transporter permease, with amino-acid sequence MSTSTANPQKKHLPKKIGLYSLLAVGVIISIFPFYWMIIGATNPSGEIFSIPPSLIPGTYLVENFINLNESIGILRVVFNSLFIALSFTVLSLLICSAAGYAFAKFTFKGRDVIFFVLLLSMMIPYHVTLIPLFRIFVELNWLNTYQAVILPQLAYPFAIFLMRQNMQAIPSTLLEAARVDGAGEFRIFFKIVLPTMRPALAAVAIFLFMFQWNNFIWPLVVLNSGEMYTLPVALSSLIGLSDIDYGQITLGAAISVVPIMVFFLILQKQFIAGILGGSVKG; translated from the coding sequence TTGAGTACTTCAACAGCTAATCCGCAGAAAAAACACCTGCCGAAAAAAATCGGGCTGTACAGCCTGCTTGCCGTCGGCGTCATTATCTCCATTTTTCCGTTCTACTGGATGATCATCGGGGCGACGAATCCGTCGGGGGAGATTTTCAGCATTCCCCCTTCGCTGATTCCCGGCACGTACCTGGTAGAAAACTTTATCAACTTAAATGAGTCGATCGGTATTTTGCGCGTCGTGTTCAACTCGCTGTTTATTGCCCTGTCGTTTACCGTGCTCAGCCTGCTCATATGCAGCGCGGCGGGCTATGCGTTTGCGAAGTTTACATTTAAAGGCCGTGACGTTATCTTCTTCGTGCTGCTGCTGTCGATGATGATTCCGTATCACGTAACGTTGATTCCATTATTCCGGATCTTTGTAGAGCTCAACTGGCTGAACACGTACCAGGCGGTTATTCTGCCGCAGCTCGCGTATCCATTCGCGATTTTCCTCATGCGCCAGAACATGCAGGCGATTCCGTCGACGCTGCTCGAAGCAGCAAGGGTGGACGGCGCCGGGGAGTTCCGGATCTTTTTCAAAATTGTGCTTCCGACCATGCGTCCGGCGCTTGCGGCAGTGGCCATCTTCCTGTTTATGTTCCAGTGGAACAACTTCATCTGGCCGCTCGTCGTTTTAAACTCCGGGGAAATGTACACGCTGCCGGTTGCGCTGTCGAGCCTTATCGGGCTGTCGGATATTGACTACGGACAAATCACGCTCGGGGCTGCCATTTCCGTTGTACCGATTATGGTATTCTTCCTAATCCTGCAGAAGCAGTTTATTGCCGGGATTCTGGGTGGTTCAGTGAAAGGATAG
- a CDS encoding carbohydrate ABC transporter permease, translating into MENVNSEHAEEKTKTKKKWITPKTFPYILVFPAVFLFAVFTVYPVISSFILSFQASEGGEMSFIGFQNYIRLFNDGLFYQSLINTFTLLIIQVPVMITLAILLAVTLNSALVRFNGFFRIAFFLPSVTALVTASIIFIILLDSNYGIVNYVLSSIGLEKVSWLNDPFWAKVSIMLVVTWRWTGYNMVILLAGLQNVSQELYESASIDGAGKLRQFFHITLPQLKPVILFTVVLSTIGTLQLFDEPYILTNGGPNNSTLTVIMYLYDQGFRYFDFGYASAIAYVLVIIIAVLSWIQLRLGSDRD; encoded by the coding sequence ATGGAAAACGTCAATTCGGAGCATGCAGAAGAAAAGACGAAAACCAAAAAGAAATGGATCACCCCGAAAACCTTTCCGTACATTCTCGTTTTTCCGGCCGTGTTTCTGTTTGCCGTCTTTACGGTTTATCCGGTTATTTCTTCCTTTATATTAAGCTTTCAGGCCAGTGAAGGGGGAGAAATGAGCTTTATCGGCTTCCAGAACTACATACGGCTCTTTAATGACGGCCTGTTTTACCAGTCGCTTATTAATACATTTACACTTTTGATCATCCAGGTGCCGGTAATGATCACGCTTGCGATCCTGCTTGCGGTCACCCTCAATTCCGCGCTTGTTCGCTTTAACGGCTTTTTCCGGATAGCATTTTTTCTCCCATCCGTTACAGCCCTTGTTACGGCTTCCATCATTTTTATCATTCTGTTGGACAGTAACTATGGCATTGTCAACTACGTGCTTTCGAGCATCGGCCTTGAAAAGGTTTCGTGGCTGAACGACCCATTCTGGGCGAAAGTCTCGATTATGCTTGTGGTTACCTGGCGCTGGACCGGCTACAACATGGTCATTCTGCTTGCCGGCCTGCAGAACGTTTCCCAGGAGCTGTACGAGTCCGCAAGCATCGACGGTGCCGGCAAACTGCGCCAGTTTTTCCACATTACGCTTCCGCAGCTGAAGCCGGTCATTCTGTTTACGGTCGTGCTTTCCACGATCGGCACGCTTCAGCTGTTTGACGAGCCGTACATTTTGACGAACGGCGGACCGAACAACAGCACCCTTACAGTTATTATGTACCTGTACGACCAGGGCTTCCGCTACTTTGACTTCGGCTACGCCTCGGCGATTGCGTACGTGCTTGTAATTATTATCGCTGTATTGTCCTGGATACAGCTGAGACTTGGGAGTGATCGGGATTGA
- a CDS encoding ABC transporter substrate-binding protein codes for MKTSYWKLAVAGAASVGLLTACSGNSGGGSGDSGGDGGGSGDGELSGEVEVWSWNVAAASLEQAAEQFMEEHPDVEITVQDSSTDDVYERLTVGLGSGGSGLPDVVSLESSQLENYKSQFPDGFMNLSENGFDEHADKFTEFKVDAAQDENGDFISMPWDIGPAGVFYRVDLFEEAGVNADDIETWDDYVAAGEKVVEETDAFMLPVQVTSDDSPYRVFLNQQGVNYFNEDGEIQLDTEEAQAAMDLMAEMSEKELIYNANTWDAMVGATVNGDVASVPTGAWYSGTIMDQAPDMSGQWGVMELPTFEEGTPQAANSGGSDLAVLESSENQDAAYAFAEYFTTSEDVQIQSFEEHGLFPSLTSTYEDPIFEEPVEYFNDEPAYGLLADTTDNIESPIFNSDIPRAEDVIMDAQSSVILEGNDPNNVMNNAVERLASETGRETSQ; via the coding sequence ATGAAAACATCATATTGGAAATTGGCAGTAGCGGGAGCAGCGTCGGTAGGCCTGTTAACGGCATGCAGCGGCAACAGCGGAGGCGGAAGCGGTGACAGTGGAGGCGACGGCGGTGGAAGTGGCGACGGTGAACTGAGCGGCGAAGTGGAAGTATGGTCGTGGAATGTGGCGGCAGCGTCACTGGAGCAGGCAGCCGAGCAGTTTATGGAAGAGCACCCGGACGTGGAGATCACGGTTCAGGACAGCTCGACCGATGACGTATACGAGCGGCTGACGGTTGGCCTTGGCTCCGGCGGCTCCGGCCTGCCGGACGTTGTATCCCTGGAGTCCTCCCAGCTGGAAAACTACAAATCCCAATTTCCGGATGGATTCATGAACCTGTCGGAAAACGGCTTTGACGAGCATGCGGACAAATTCACCGAATTTAAAGTGGATGCCGCGCAGGATGAAAACGGCGACTTTATTTCAATGCCGTGGGACATCGGCCCGGCCGGGGTTTTCTACCGGGTGGACCTGTTTGAAGAGGCTGGCGTGAATGCGGACGATATTGAAACGTGGGATGATTACGTGGCCGCCGGTGAAAAGGTCGTGGAAGAAACGGATGCGTTCATGCTGCCGGTGCAGGTGACCTCCGATGACTCTCCGTACCGCGTGTTTTTGAACCAGCAGGGCGTCAACTACTTTAACGAGGACGGCGAAATCCAGCTCGACACAGAAGAAGCACAGGCGGCGATGGATCTGATGGCGGAAATGAGCGAGAAGGAATTAATCTATAACGCCAACACCTGGGACGCGATGGTTGGGGCGACCGTCAACGGCGATGTAGCTTCGGTGCCGACAGGCGCCTGGTACAGCGGCACCATTATGGATCAGGCTCCCGACATGAGCGGGCAGTGGGGCGTCATGGAGCTGCCGACGTTTGAAGAAGGCACGCCGCAGGCAGCCAACTCGGGTGGTTCGGACCTGGCAGTGCTCGAATCCTCCGAGAATCAGGACGCAGCTTACGCATTCGCCGAATACTTTACGACCAGTGAAGACGTGCAGATCCAGTCCTTCGAAGAGCACGGATTGTTCCCGTCCCTGACGAGCACGTACGAAGATCCAATCTTCGAAGAGCCGGTGGAATACTTTAACGACGAGCCGGCCTACGGTCTGCTTGCCGATACAACCGACAATATTGAATCTCCAATATTTAACAGTGACATCCCGCGGGCAGAAGACGTGATCATGGACGCGCAGTCCTCGGTCATTCTCGAGGGCAATGATCCAAACAACGTCATGAACAACGCCGTGGAACGGCTGGCCAGTGAAACCGGCCGGGAAACATCACAATAA
- a CDS encoding YveK family protein, whose amino-acid sequence MEETINVHQIFRTIKKRLGIIIGTILVALSLSALATFFLITPQYEASTQVLVNQAQNNEDAITSQELESNREFINTYGVIITSPAILELVIEEMEEPISVGELRNKINVSAEQDSQVANITVEDSDPEQAVALVNALTETFEEEIPGIMEVDNVSILSQAQIENSDSPTSPQPILNLIISIFIGLMAGIGLAFILEYMDKSIKNEQDVEKELALPILGVVPFMSKEENDGAIKSKNSKTSSRLTKRA is encoded by the coding sequence ATGGAAGAAACAATTAATGTTCATCAAATTTTTCGCACAATAAAAAAAAGGTTGGGTATTATTATAGGAACTATTTTAGTAGCGCTTAGTTTGAGTGCTTTAGCAACCTTTTTTTTAATAACCCCTCAATATGAAGCTTCAACACAGGTGCTAGTAAATCAAGCGCAAAACAATGAAGATGCTATAACTTCTCAGGAATTAGAATCTAACCGAGAATTTATTAATACATATGGAGTAATTATAACGAGCCCTGCTATTTTGGAATTAGTAATTGAAGAAATGGAAGAGCCTATTTCAGTAGGGGAACTTCGAAATAAAATTAATGTTTCTGCTGAACAAGATTCTCAAGTGGCTAATATAACTGTAGAAGATTCAGATCCAGAACAAGCTGTAGCTTTAGTTAATGCACTTACGGAAACTTTTGAAGAAGAAATTCCTGGTATTATGGAAGTAGATAATGTCAGTATTTTATCACAAGCTCAAATAGAAAATAGCGATAGCCCAACTTCGCCTCAGCCAATCTTAAACCTAATTATATCAATTTTCATAGGCTTAATGGCGGGTATTGGTTTAGCTTTTATACTTGAATATATGGATAAATCAATAAAAAATGAACAAGATGTAGAAAAAGAATTAGCTTTGCCAATATTAGGCGTTGTCCCATTTATGTCTAAAGAAGAGAATGATGGTGCAATAAAATCAAAAAATTCTAAAACTAGTTCAAGACTGACTAAGCGGGCATAG
- a CDS encoding oligosaccharide flippase family protein — MLSKLMKSKFFKNSVMYTVGSMMTPLIGFIMLPVYTNYLSPAEYGTLTTVQTLIGMFQVFLVLSLQGAVTRFYYDYLNDLNKQKEYLGSIFIFVFLFSTVSAVLLVFFAQPLGTILFSAIAITPFYYMMIGIAWLNALFALPMSLLRAQEKASSFVIVNLLKASLIMLLSIYFIVFRGLGPESALLSQFIISAIVVAILLIKQSQFLKLSFNFTYIKYSLIFSIPLLPHVASGWIIKSSDRVILEKFVSLEEIGIYALAVQVSMVLSLFYQGINNALSPRYTKLRKEEKIIEADRLLNIFFWIVIACGLLSIPIAMVGAALLSSNAYNSAIWLIPVLILGQIVKGLYFIPVAKLFYSKRTKSIATSSTIAAAVNIGINFALIPVIGIYGAIISTLGAELVRMLLIYRASKVSNH; from the coding sequence ATGCTCTCAAAACTTATGAAAAGTAAATTTTTTAAGAACTCTGTTATGTATACTGTAGGCTCTATGATGACTCCGCTAATAGGGTTTATTATGCTGCCAGTGTATACTAATTACCTTTCACCTGCAGAATACGGCACGTTAACTACAGTACAAACGCTTATAGGAATGTTTCAAGTCTTTTTAGTGCTTTCTCTCCAGGGGGCGGTAACAAGATTTTATTATGATTATTTGAATGATTTAAACAAACAAAAAGAATATTTAGGATCAATATTTATATTTGTTTTTCTATTCTCAACAGTAAGTGCTGTTTTACTTGTATTTTTTGCACAACCATTAGGCACTATTTTGTTTAGTGCTATAGCTATAACTCCATTTTATTATATGATGATAGGAATTGCATGGTTAAATGCTTTATTTGCTTTACCAATGTCACTTTTACGAGCTCAAGAAAAGGCAAGTTCATTTGTTATTGTCAATCTATTAAAAGCTAGTCTGATAATGTTATTAAGCATTTATTTTATAGTTTTTCGTGGACTTGGACCTGAAAGTGCTTTATTATCTCAATTCATTATATCGGCAATTGTTGTAGCAATTCTATTAATAAAACAAAGTCAATTTCTGAAACTTTCGTTTAACTTTACTTATATAAAATATAGTTTAATTTTTAGTATCCCCTTACTACCTCATGTGGCTAGTGGATGGATTATTAAATCTTCAGACAGGGTAATATTAGAAAAATTTGTAAGCTTAGAAGAGATAGGTATTTATGCTTTGGCTGTACAAGTTTCTATGGTGCTCTCTTTATTTTATCAAGGGATTAATAACGCATTATCTCCAAGGTACACTAAACTAAGGAAAGAAGAAAAAATAATTGAAGCTGACCGTTTATTAAATATTTTCTTTTGGATAGTTATTGCATGCGGTCTACTATCCATTCCAATTGCAATGGTAGGAGCTGCACTATTATCTTCAAACGCTTATAATTCAGCGATTTGGTTAATTCCCGTATTAATATTAGGTCAAATAGTTAAAGGGCTTTATTTTATTCCAGTAGCTAAATTGTTTTATAGTAAAAGAACAAAATCTATTGCTACTAGTAGTACTATTGCAGCGGCTGTGAATATTGGAATTAACTTCGCATTAATTCCGGTAATAGGAATTTATGGAGCGATCATTTCTACTCTAGGAGCTGAACTAGTTCGTATGTTGCTAATTTATAGAGCTAGTAAAGTCAGTAACCATTAA
- a CDS encoding polysaccharide pyruvyl transferase family protein has product MLEKPFHVLHIASFHGNIGDNANHKGFRKMFEYYYPGEVQFEEIEMRDFYRSWNLRSFESDEFINTCNEYDLVVVGGGNFFELKWDYSVTGTTINISNSALEKIETPILFNSLGCDIAKGASQEAIDKFKRFLDYSLSSSRIYISLRNDGSYKTIDKLYGKEYAEKINIVPDGAFFAEFNTEINTENLWGQKLIGINVVSDMSEVRFNTSLENTISYEEYMSGLGKVLNDFLSNNKEYNILLFPHIYSDLKAIYDLMTYIDDKHLRFRIKTAPLLTGEGAEDYIFSLYQKCTIILGMRFHSNVCAISQNIPTIALSSYKKIDDLYEELGITDRVVKVNEKNFQSKLIDKLAQTLNDPLDVKKVYEKVNKKNCFVGSAFYKNLVNEISRNRIEKSSE; this is encoded by the coding sequence ATGTTGGAGAAACCATTCCATGTATTACATATAGCTAGTTTCCATGGTAATATCGGCGATAATGCCAACCACAAAGGTTTCAGAAAAATGTTTGAATACTATTATCCTGGTGAAGTTCAGTTTGAAGAAATAGAAATGAGAGATTTTTATCGTTCCTGGAATCTAAGATCTTTTGAAAGTGATGAATTTATCAATACTTGTAATGAATATGATTTAGTAGTTGTTGGTGGGGGTAACTTTTTTGAACTTAAGTGGGATTACTCTGTTACAGGGACTACTATAAATATAAGCAATAGTGCGCTTGAAAAAATTGAAACTCCTATTTTATTTAATAGTTTAGGATGCGATATTGCTAAAGGCGCTTCTCAGGAAGCTATAGACAAATTCAAGCGTTTTTTAGACTATTCTCTTAGTTCTTCAAGAATTTACATTTCTTTGAGAAATGATGGGTCCTATAAGACTATCGATAAGTTATATGGAAAAGAATATGCTGAGAAAATTAATATAGTTCCAGACGGGGCCTTCTTTGCGGAGTTTAATACAGAAATTAATACAGAAAATCTTTGGGGCCAAAAACTAATAGGAATTAATGTAGTTTCAGATATGAGTGAAGTGCGTTTTAATACTTCTCTAGAAAATACGATTTCTTACGAAGAATATATGTCGGGGCTGGGAAAAGTACTGAACGATTTCTTATCAAATAATAAGGAATACAATATTTTACTATTTCCACATATATATAGTGATTTAAAAGCAATATATGATTTAATGACTTATATTGATGATAAGCACTTAAGGTTTAGAATTAAAACTGCGCCATTACTTACTGGTGAGGGCGCTGAAGATTATATATTTAGTTTGTACCAAAAATGCACAATTATTTTAGGCATGCGGTTCCATAGTAATGTCTGTGCAATTTCTCAAAATATACCTACTATAGCTCTCTCAAGTTACAAAAAAATTGATGACTTATATGAGGAGTTAGGTATTACTGATAGAGTGGTCAAGGTTAACGAAAAAAATTTCCAATCTAAACTAATTGATAAATTAGCACAAACCTTAAACGATCCACTTGATGTTAAGAAAGTTTATGAAAAAGTGAACAAAAAGAACTGCTTTGTTGGTAGTGCTTTCTATAAAAATCTAGTGAATGAGATATCAAGAAATAGAATTGAAAAATCTTCTGAATAA
- a CDS encoding acylneuraminate cytidylyltransferase family protein, which produces MQNDLRFLAIIPARGGSKGIPRKNLVEVKGKSLIQYSIDAAKSSKYIDQVIVSTDSEEIQSHAITSGAISPFLRPSSLSEDTSPTIDAVIYTIEKLKEIDEHFDYIVLLQPTQPLRQAFHIDEAIEKMLIEGLNNILSVSPVEEHPILMRTIGKDGNLKRFLNTSSTLRRQDFPDTFLVNGSIYIANTEEVLGNLSLNDIEHYYIMDRKYNVDIDEPVDLEIFTLKLNNLIREGKAE; this is translated from the coding sequence ATGCAAAACGATTTAAGATTTTTAGCTATTATACCTGCTCGAGGTGGAAGTAAAGGGATACCAAGGAAAAATTTGGTTGAAGTGAAAGGTAAAAGTTTGATCCAGTATTCTATCGATGCAGCAAAATCTTCCAAATATATAGATCAAGTTATAGTAAGTACTGATTCTGAAGAAATTCAATCACATGCGATAACTTCTGGAGCAATTTCTCCGTTTTTAAGGCCTTCTTCTCTATCAGAAGATACGAGCCCTACTATTGATGCGGTAATCTATACTATTGAAAAATTGAAAGAGATAGATGAACATTTTGACTATATAGTTTTGTTACAGCCGACCCAGCCATTAAGACAAGCTTTTCATATTGATGAAGCTATCGAAAAAATGTTAATAGAGGGTTTAAATAATATTTTAAGTGTTTCTCCTGTGGAAGAGCATCCTATTTTAATGAGAACAATAGGAAAAGACGGGAACTTAAAAAGGTTTTTGAATACTTCAAGTACATTAAGAAGGCAGGACTTCCCGGATACTTTTTTAGTGAATGGCTCTATTTATATTGCAAATACAGAAGAGGTTTTAGGAAATTTAAGTTTAAATGATATTGAGCACTATTACATAATGGACAGAAAGTATAATGTAGATATAGACGAACCAGTTGATTTGGAAATTTTTACATTGAAACTTAATAATCTAATTAGGGAAGGAAAGGCTGAATAA
- the neuC gene encoding UDP-N-acetylglucosamine 2-epimerase, translating into MKKVVFLTGTRADYGKMKTLVQQVEDNNDFEAHIFVTGMHMLSTYGSTYHEVERDGFENIYKYINQQLGAGMDITLSNTILGFSNYVSETKPDIIIIHGDRLEALAGAIVGAFNNIKVLHIEGGEVSGTIDESIRHAVTKLSHLHLVSNKEAEQRVLQLGEPKDSIYIIGSPDVDVMFSSTLPSINKAMDRYDIPFSEYAIFMYHPVTTELEKLREDIKSVIQSLLESEKNYIIVYPNNDEGTSVILDEIKNLENNEKFKVFPSIRFEYFLTFLKNAKFIIGNSSAGVRESGVYQVPAIDIGSRQKGRYQQLNSNHIINVEAEAKNILEAIKYVENMQVETNVFYGEGNSAELFIEVLEKENIWSKPSQKSFQDINFSL; encoded by the coding sequence ATGAAAAAAGTTGTATTTCTTACAGGCACGAGAGCGGATTATGGAAAAATGAAAACTTTGGTTCAACAAGTGGAGGATAATAACGATTTTGAAGCTCATATTTTTGTGACAGGGATGCATATGCTATCAACTTATGGCTCAACATACCATGAAGTAGAGCGAGATGGCTTTGAGAATATCTATAAATATATAAATCAACAATTGGGTGCGGGCATGGATATTACTTTAAGTAATACTATTTTGGGTTTTAGCAACTATGTTTCTGAAACTAAGCCGGATATAATAATTATTCATGGAGATCGTTTAGAAGCTCTTGCCGGTGCTATAGTCGGGGCATTTAATAATATTAAAGTACTTCATATAGAAGGGGGCGAAGTATCGGGTACTATTGATGAGTCAATAAGGCATGCAGTAACTAAGCTTTCTCATCTTCATCTCGTTTCTAATAAAGAAGCTGAACAACGAGTGCTGCAACTAGGAGAGCCAAAAGATTCTATTTATATTATTGGTTCCCCAGATGTAGACGTAATGTTTTCAAGCACTTTGCCTTCAATCAACAAAGCTATGGATAGATATGATATTCCTTTTTCTGAATATGCTATATTCATGTATCATCCGGTTACTACTGAATTGGAGAAATTACGGGAAGATATTAAAAGTGTGATACAAAGTCTTTTAGAGTCTGAGAAAAATTACATTATTGTCTATCCCAATAACGATGAAGGAACCTCAGTTATTCTTGATGAAATAAAAAACCTGGAAAATAATGAGAAATTTAAAGTGTTCCCTTCAATTCGTTTTGAGTATTTTTTAACTTTTTTAAAGAATGCTAAATTTATTATTGGGAATTCCAGTGCTGGCGTCAGAGAAAGTGGTGTTTATCAAGTCCCTGCCATTGATATCGGTTCAAGGCAAAAGGGCAGATATCAACAATTAAATAGTAATCATATTATTAATGTTGAGGCAGAAGCAAAAAATATTCTTGAAGCTATTAAATATGTTGAAAACATGCAAGTAGAAACAAATGTATTTTATGGAGAGGGAAATAGTGCAGAACTATTTATTGAAGTGCTAGAAAAAGAAAATATATGGTCTAAGCCTTCTCAAAAAAGTTTTCAAGATATTAACTTTTCCCTGTAA